From Corvus moneduloides isolate bCorMon1 chromosome 2, bCorMon1.pri, whole genome shotgun sequence, one genomic window encodes:
- the C2H21orf62 gene encoding uncharacterized protein C21orf62 homolog, with translation MKPIAYPAFSICLALILARFLGIHISFVRSQKNHTLLFTKENTVRNCSCSVAIRDCDYCLANLMCNCKTVLPSTMEKTTYNSHLTIWFTDTSVLEMVLNFTRLWDLKLSFCGTTPLPTEYLAIWGLRKLRVNKVKGQFPEQSVTICGNNNHDKEDLLEVHNKDRQMLAHISFLDTSLFNGYSLLKSYSVENVSSIMKHFPSLPYSDVFSTSDNESYVVTFIY, from the coding sequence ATGAAGCCAATAGCCTACCCTGCTTTCTCCATTTGTCTGGCTCTCATTTTGGCCAGATTCCTTGGCATACACATCAGTTTTGTGAGAAGTCAGAAGAACCACACGCTACTTTTCACTAAGGAAAACACAGTTCGCAACTGCAGCTGTTCTGTGGCTATCCGTGACTGTGATTACTGCCTGGCAAACTTGATGTGCAACTGCAAAACAGTGCTGCCTTCTACCATGGAAAAAACTACCTACAACAGCCACCTGACCATCTGGTTCACAGACACCTCTGTGCTGGAGATGGTCCTCAACTTCACAAGGTTGTGGGATTTGAAGCTGTCCTTCTGTGGCACCACTCCTCTCCCAACGGAATATCTGGCCATTTGGGGACTTCGAAAGCTCCGGGTAAACAAGGTCAAGGGACAATTTCCAGAGCAGAGCGTAACCATCTGCGGCAACAACAACCATGACAAAGAAGACTTGCTTGAGGTGCACAACAAAGACAGGCAAATGCTTGcacatatttcttttctggatACCTCCCTTTTCAATGGCTATTCATTGCTGAAGTCATACAGTGTGGAAAACGTCTCTAGTATCATGAAGCACTTTCCCAGCCTCCCTTACTCTGATGTTTTCTCAACCTCAGATAACGAGAGCTACGTTGTAACATTCATTTACTGA